The Syntrophaceae bacterium genomic interval CACCCTCGGCGGGCTCGTCCTGTGGTTCGGCTGGTTCGGATTCAATCCCGGCTCCACCATGGGCGTGGGCGACGGCAGCGCCATCGCGCATATCGCCGTCACCACCAACACCGCCGCCGCGATGGCGATCCTCAGTTCAGCCGCAACATCGTGGATGATCCAGAAAAAACCGGATCTCTCCATGATCATCAACGGGGCGCTGGCCGGCCTGGTGGCCATCACCGCTCCCTGCGCCTTTGTCAGCGTCGGCTCGGCTGCGATCATCGGCCTGATCGCCGGCGTGCTCGTGGTCCTGGCCGTCATGATGTTCGACCGGATCAGGATCGACGATCCCGTCGGCGCCCTCTCCGTTCACCTGGTCAACGGCATCTGGGGAACCCTGGCGGTCGGTCTGTTCGCGGTCGACAAGATTACGGGAACGGCCACGGGGAACGGCCTTTTCTTCGGCGGCGGCTTCAAGCTCCTCGGCGCCCAGGCTGCAGGCGTCGCGGCAGTCGGCGCCTTTACTTTCATCGCTTCGCTCATTGTATGGTTTGTCATCAAGCAGGTGGCAGGCCTGAGGGTCTCCCGCGAGGAGGAGATCACCGGACTGGATCTCGGCGAGCACGGCACGAAGGCCTACCCTGATTTCCAGGGATTCCTGACGAAGTAGGAACCGCTGCAGGGAAGACCCTGTTTATTGAAAAAGGAGAATGATGATGAAACTGATCGTCGCAATCGTACAGCCGGAAAAGCTGACGGATGTCAAACAGGCCCTTTCTGAGGCCAAAGTGGGGAAAATGACTGTCTCCAATGTGATCGGCTGCGGATCGCAGGGCGGACATACCGAATCCTATCGCGGCATCTTTACCGAGGTCAATCTTCTGGACAAGGTCCGCTTCGAGATTGCCGTAAACGACGAGTTCGTCAAACCCGCCGTGGACGCAATCATCCGGGGCGCACGCACGGGGAAGATCGGGGATGGCAAGATCTTCGTGGTGCCCCTGGAGGAATGCATCCGTGTGCGAACGGGAGAGTCGGGCACCGATGCGATCGGTTAAGACCGCAGGCCGGCAATGATTCCTTGTCTACAAGGGGAGACCCTGGGAACGGGGTCTCCCGCCCGTTTCACCCATGCATCATGAAGCGCATGCCATGAGCATCGCCAGCCTGGTTCATTTTACCGGATCCGCAAGCATGACGAGAATCCGCATTCGACGGGGAGAGCCTCGGGATGTCGAGATGCTGGTAATATTTCTCCGGGATCTCTTCACGATGGAAACGGATTTTGCGACGGACGCCGAGAGTCACCGGGCGGGACTGCTTCTGCTCCTTGCGAATCCCGGCGCAGCGGTCGTTTTCGTTGCCGAGGCCGACGGAGTTGTCGTCGGCATGGCCGCGGCCCAGATCGTCGTCTCGACGTCCATCGGCGGATATTCGATCCTGCTGGAGGACATGTATGTCACTGCCGGATTCCGCCGGAAAGGGGTCGGGTCGAAGCTCCTGGAAAACGTCCTCGCCTGGGGGTCTGAACGCGGCGCGCGCCGCGTTCAACTCGTCGTCGCCTCGGCAAACGCCCGGGCATTCCGGTTTTACCGGCAGGCAGGCCTGCTGAAAAGCCGCATGACGGCGTTTTACGGAAAACTGGACGTCATGAACCCGGATTTCTCATGACCCGCCCGGAAGGACACGCCTCGATTCACGCTCCGTCCACTGACCGGGCATTTTCTTTCCTCAGCCACTCCTCGTAGTCCACCATCCGGGCCAGGGTCTTGACGGCACGCTCCGGCGTCAGGAAGGCGATGCCTTTGTAGGGACTGCCCTCCACCTCTCGGACGGTCTTGCTTTTCTCGTCGTCCAGGAACACGCC includes:
- a CDS encoding P-II family nitrogen regulator, whose translation is MKLIVAIVQPEKLTDVKQALSEAKVGKMTVSNVIGCGSQGGHTESYRGIFTEVNLLDKVRFEIAVNDEFVKPAVDAIIRGARTGKIGDGKIFVVPLEECIRVRTGESGTDAIG
- a CDS encoding GNAT family N-acetyltransferase, which encodes MSIASLVHFTGSASMTRIRIRRGEPRDVEMLVIFLRDLFTMETDFATDAESHRAGLLLLLANPGAAVVFVAEADGVVVGMAAAQIVVSTSIGGYSILLEDMYVTAGFRRKGVGSKLLENVLAWGSERGARRVQLVVASANARAFRFYRQAGLLKSRMTAFYGKLDVMNPDFS